A region of the Arenibacter antarcticus genome:
TTTTAATGGAGTATGCAAGCCCCCTGTTCAACGGGAATCCTGTTTATAACAGTGTTAAAAATGCAGAAGGCAAACAAATGTTCCCTACTAGCTTTGATGCCTCTAAATGGCAAAGAGCCGCAGATGCAACTAAAGTGGCCATTGATTTGGCAGAAAGTGTTGGGATTTCGCTTTTTCAAAAAGAAGATTATTTAGATCCTTTGGAACAGAACGACACCACCTTGCTAAAATCTGCCCTAAGAAGCAGGGTTACAGAAAGATGGAACAAAGAAATAATTTGGGGATCTACTGAATTTAGTTCGTTCCTACAATTTTCAGCAATGCCTAGATTGTATCCATATACTACCAATCCAGTGGCTTCAAACCATGCTCCTACTTTGAGGATTGCTGAAATGTATTATACCGAAAATGGCGTGCCTATTGAGGAAGATGTGAACTATGACTATACCAATAGATATAAGACCAAACAAGCATCTGGTAAGGACCGCTTTTATATTGAGCCAGGACAGAAAACAGCTGTTTTAAACTTTAATAGGGAAACCAGATTCTATGCAGATCTTTCATTTGACAGAGGTGTTTGGTTTGGCAACGGAAGGGAATTGGATACTGACCCATGGTATATACGGGCAAGAAGAGGAGAGTTTGCTTCTATTTTTGAGATTAACAACCATTCCGTTACCGGTTATTGGCCCAAGAAATTGGTTAGCATGAAAACTACCGTAAAAAGCGGTACCGATTTTAGTGCTTACAGATACGCTTTCCCTATAATACGTTTGGCAGATCTTTACTTATATTATGCTGAAGCATTAAACGAGGTAAAAGGAGCGCCAGACAATGAGGTATACAGGTATATAGACCTAGTAAGAGAAAGAGCTGGCTTGAACGGAGTAGTGAGTAGTTGGGCGCAATTTTCCAAAGATCCTAGTAAACCAACAACCAAAGAAGGGATGAGAGATATTATTCGGCGCGAACGAATGATCGAAATGTCATTTGAAGGGAATAGGTATTGGGATCTTAGAAGATGGAAATTATTGGAGCAGTATATGAACAAACCTATCAGAGGCTGGAGTGTTTTGGTAAATGACCTAGACGATTATTATACGGTTAGGGTATTACATAATCCCACTTTTAATCAAAAAGATTATTTGTGGCCCATTAAGGAGGAAGAATTGATCAATAACCCCAACCTTCAGCAAAATCCAGGATGGTAATCCCTAATTTTCTAATTGCATAAATTATGAAATCGGACATATTCCATTTAGATACTGAACAAGATGTTAGATATACTGTCCCGAAAAATATTAGGACCTCTAACGACAAAAACATTAAAATATAAACAAATGAAAAAAATAGTTAGCCTTATATTGATCAGCTTCTTTGTTATGGCTGGTTGCGAAGAAGATTACGAACATTTACCCACGGCCAAAGATAGCGTTGCGCCCAAGCAGATAGAGAATTTACAGTACGAACCCATACATGGTGGATTTAATATATCCTATGATATTCCTTCAGACAAGGATGTTCTCTATGTAAAAGCCACCTATGTTAACACTAAAGGGGAAACTTCAGAAGTAAGGGCATCAGCCTACAATAACAAGCTTCAAATTTTAGGGTTTGGGGATACTTCCGAAAGAACCATAGATGTTTATGTAGTGGACCGGTCCGAAAACGTGTCCAAGCCTGTCACCTTTAAAGCGCAACCATTAGAATCACCTGTAAACGTCATTAAAGAATCAATGGACATTTCGGCAGATTTTGGGGGAGCCAAATTTCATTGGATCAATGAGTTGAAAACACCTATTTCAATATTGTTGTTCACAGCTGATAATAAAGGGGTATGGAAAGAAGTTCAGACGGTGTACACTTCCCAATCGGAAACCAGTACCGCTATTAGAGGGTTTGAATCGGTTCCTACGAAGTTTGCCGCACTAATCAGGGATAGGTATGACAATACTACCGATACCATCTACCCGGGGACAACCGATAAAATGTTAACGCCCCTATTTGAAGAACGCTTGGACAAAACTAAGTTCAAAAAAATTGTTCTTGCCGATGATACTAATTGGGATGCATGGGAAGGCGATTATTACCATTTCTTTGATGATAAATTGGAAACCATTGTACATACCCAAGGAGATCATCCGTTTCCTCAAATTTATACTATAGACCTAGGCGTTACGGTAAAATTAAGCAGGTTTATTGTACACCAACGTTACACCCCACAAACCCATTTTGGTTTCACCCATGGTAATCCTAAGAAATATACACTTTATGGTGCCAAGGAATTACCGGCAGACAGTGGTGGTTTTGAAGGCTGGATCAAATTAAAGGAATGTGAGTCCGTTAAGCCTTCAGGTTTACCTATAGGTCAAAATAGCGATGAAGATATTGCGCAGCTAGACTTAGGGGATGAATATACTTTTGAACTGGAAGTACCAGAGCTAAGATATTTTAGGATGGCCGTAGAAGACACATGGGATGGTGCAGGTTATATTAATGCATCCCAAATTACCTTCTGGGGAAATATCACTAACTAATAGGAAAAATAAAATGAAATGAGTCATAAGAGTTTATCATTTCGATCCAATAAGTATTGTTAAGAAATGATAAACATGACGAATTTCACCCGCCTGAATGACGTAGTCGGGCAGGTCTGAGTAAAACAATCAAATACATATAAACAGATGAAAACAATATATAATACATTTAAATTGTTTCTCCTTTTGGTTTCCGGGGCATTTATATCTTGCCAGGACATGAACGAGGTTCATGAAGAATATATCAAGGACGGGGAAATTATATATACTAACAAGGTAGATTCGTTGTCTACTTTTGGAGGGAAAAACCGAGTAAAGATAAAAGGGTACATCACAGGGGCCTTTAACGTTAATGAGATAGTAGTAACATGGCAAGATGGTGAGGGCCAACAAAT
Encoded here:
- a CDS encoding RagB/SusD family nutrient uptake outer membrane protein, producing the protein MRNNKSLLIFFFVTLLTSCDKDYLDIVPDNLATVDLAFSNRYNAEKYLATCYSYLPNESGINQNPALNSGDEIWYPDTQRNSNGPTVAQGFQNISNPRFDYWVGSWGGKSLYIAIRNCNIFLENVESVPGVDQFVKTKWTAEVNFLKAYYHFYLLRMYGPIVINDEAISVSASTEDTRVNRNTLEESFEYVIATMDKAITGLPETLQFEDEEMGRITKPIAAAIKARILMEYASPLFNGNPVYNSVKNAEGKQMFPTSFDASKWQRAADATKVAIDLAESVGISLFQKEDYLDPLEQNDTTLLKSALRSRVTERWNKEIIWGSTEFSSFLQFSAMPRLYPYTTNPVASNHAPTLRIAEMYYTENGVPIEEDVNYDYTNRYKTKQASGKDRFYIEPGQKTAVLNFNRETRFYADLSFDRGVWFGNGRELDTDPWYIRARRGEFASIFEINNHSVTGYWPKKLVSMKTTVKSGTDFSAYRYAFPIIRLADLYLYYAEALNEVKGAPDNEVYRYIDLVRERAGLNGVVSSWAQFSKDPSKPTTKEGMRDIIRRERMIEMSFEGNRYWDLRRWKLLEQYMNKPIRGWSVLVNDLDDYYTVRVLHNPTFNQKDYLWPIKEEELINNPNLQQNPGW
- a CDS encoding DUF5000 domain-containing lipoprotein, which encodes MKKIVSLILISFFVMAGCEEDYEHLPTAKDSVAPKQIENLQYEPIHGGFNISYDIPSDKDVLYVKATYVNTKGETSEVRASAYNNKLQILGFGDTSERTIDVYVVDRSENVSKPVTFKAQPLESPVNVIKESMDISADFGGAKFHWINELKTPISILLFTADNKGVWKEVQTVYTSQSETSTAIRGFESVPTKFAALIRDRYDNTTDTIYPGTTDKMLTPLFEERLDKTKFKKIVLADDTNWDAWEGDYYHFFDDKLETIVHTQGDHPFPQIYTIDLGVTVKLSRFIVHQRYTPQTHFGFTHGNPKKYTLYGAKELPADSGGFEGWIKLKECESVKPSGLPIGQNSDEDIAQLDLGDEYTFELEVPELRYFRMAVEDTWDGAGYINASQITFWGNITN